A region from the Triticum aestivum cultivar Chinese Spring chromosome 3D, IWGSC CS RefSeq v2.1, whole genome shotgun sequence genome encodes:
- the LOC123079336 gene encoding serine-rich adhesin for platelets isoform X1 — translation MGNEMGNNNVIGQQVPEESAKDFDKTMANADYSHELSNINGEKDTEKDVTKDVDMSEVLKVPLISSGGDKHMASDQTKLSAANEDLDGKNRGSPQDHASTEDDDGNNYLPTEQNKEKDGAKDLDMSEVLKAPVISNGGDDQMASDQTKISAANEDLDEKNRGSLEDHTSTQDDGNRNLSTEQGDETQEDSGTETATNSAETVAHVGTTTEDITSNKDTSSANEQFTQLEHETTEKNEENTTANPAMLLEESIEGLPEDEEESCSQEVAGASDNLVGGDTVENLEGQTGVSTVVGDNLVGETTSSTESIISGYLADESKEVVVEDEPRERENSSYVKPEGDTNQETFKNEEKQEICEIGKNNTCKTITEDTVVESAEVLEEDKKIQGLENQEEEFPKCNKYGAPDIVEAVSQFQSTLAHPSAASGKEFQKHELSIAEQMLDSVSVAMEHNVIKTAEKEQGGIIERDVADKNEEDNFEGDQKSDGMSEVLKDPIISNGGNDQIASDQTKISAANEDLDEKNRDSLQDHTSIQDDDGNSNLPTEQGDESQEGSGTETTTDGTEKVAAVDTTTEDMTSGNDTSLSDEQFKQVVHEMTETSEESTIPNPLTLLEGIIESAPQDGEEYCSQEAAVVDDNLVGEDTVESLEERQTGVSAVEDLWTPSSVQGATTSSTESIITDHLDDETKEVVLEDEPRERENSSHVRPEDDTNQETSKKEEKQEICEMGNNNSCKTITVDTVIENDEVLEEDEKIQGLENQQEEFPKCSAYGALDIVEAVSQFQSALADPSATNSKELQKHELSIAEQMSDSVSAAMEHNVIETAEKEQGGIVNKDVADKNEEDNFEGDKKSDGIHDSLGLAKVHGEDFTGLGPPLSGPLPILNEEKVHEEVIIEELAAPMTATSHALQPVEDFVKEDIKPDSSDSNEGATTSTCEAKAIDTQETMNSSQCDQPQPLLLEEPEVVKFENSETLSTCMKPVECSSATDLIFPNLFNKERQGTSDKATCFTSESNQEKVTGTVGFAVESEQKKVIANADDSSEEQCLLQKPTLGTDVGEETPLLLSTESINSLSYSSEQHSKVVKDIPMTNITLMQAKDEAVEESEKSPLLSPREQSEGAFRAPNHSARNNKPLCSLMTEDGVGTWSPLKEQEPVQKNSTTVSSPRSKEKQKPKSSLFAICMCCTTATD, via the exons ATGGGCAATGAGATGGGCAACAACAACGTTATCGGTCAACAAG TACCAGAGGAGAGTGCTAAGGATTTCGACAAAACCATGGCCAACGCAGATTATTCACATGAGCTCAGCAACATAAATGGTGAGAAAG ATACGGAGAAGGATGTCACTAAGGATGTAGATATGTCAGAGGTATTAAAGGTCCCCCTCATCTCTAGTGGTGGAGATAAGCATATGGCTTCAGATCAAACAAAATTGTCGGCAGCGAATGAAGACTTAGATGGGAAGAATAGGGGTTCACCTCAGGATCACGCATCAACAGAAGATGATGATGGGAATAATTACTTACCTACAGAACAAA ATAAGGAGAAGGATGGCGCTAAGGATTTGGATATGTCAGAGGTGCTAAAGGCCCCTGTCATTTCTAATGGTGGAGATGATCAAATGGCTTCAGATCAAACAAAAATCTCTGCTGCAAATGAAGACTTAGATGAGAAGAACAGGGGCTCACTTGAGGATCATACATCAACACAAGATGATGGAAACCGTAACTTATCTACAGAACAAG GTGATGAAACACAGGAGGACAGTGGAACTGAAACAGCCACAAATTCTGCAGAAACAGTTGCCCATGTCGGCACCACAACTGAAGATataacaagcaacaaggatacttCATCAGCTAATGAGCAATTCACACAACTTGAACACGAAACTACAGAGAAAAATGAAGAAAATACCACTGCAAATCCCGCCATGTTGTTAGAGGAAAGCATTGAAGGTCTGCCAGAAGACGAGGAGGAATCTTGTAGTCAAGAAGTTGCAGGGGCGAGTGATAATCTAGTTGGAGGAGATACAGTTGAAAACCTAGAAGGACAAACCGGAGTGTCAACAGTGGTGGGTGATAATCTAGTTGGAGAGACTACATCATCAACTGAATCAATTATCAGTGGTTATCTTGCTGACGAGAGTAAGGAGGTTGTCGTCGAAGATGAGCCTAGAGAAAGAGAAAATTCGTCATATGTAAAACCAGAAGGCGACACCAACCAAGAAACATTCAAGAATGAAGAGAAGCAAGAAATCTGTGAGATAGGCAAAAACAATACCTGCAAAACTATAACAGAAGATACTGTGGTTGAAAGCGCTGAAGTGCTAGAAGAAGACAAGAAGATCCAAGGATTGGAAAATCAGGAGGAAGAATTCCCCAAATGTAATAAATATGGTGCTCCCGATATTGTTGAAGCCGTTTCCCAGTTTCAGTCAACTTTAGCACACCCCAGTGCAGCAAGTGGCAAAGAATTTCAGAAACATGAACTGAGTATAGCAGAACAGATGTTAGATTCTGTAAGTGTAGCAATGGAGCACAATGTAATTAAAACAGCAGAGAAAGAGCAAGGGGGAATTATTGAAAGGGATGTTGCAGACAAGAATGAAGAAGATAATTTTGAAGGGGATCAGAAATCTGATGGTATGTCAGAGGTGTTAAAGGACCCTATCATTTCTAATGGTGGAAATGATCAAATAGCTTCAGATCAAACAAAAATCTCTGCTGCAAATGAAGACTTAGATGAGAAGAACAGGGACTCACTTCAGGATCATACATCAAtacaagatgatgatggaaatAGTAACCTACCTACAGAACAAG GTGATGAATCACAAGAGGGCAGTGGAACTGAAACAACCACAGATGGTACAGAAAAAGTTGCCGCTGTCGACACCACTACTGAAGACATGACAAGTGGCAATGATACATCATTATCTGATGAGCAATTCAAACAAGTTGTACACGAAATGACAGAGACAAGTGAAGAAAGTACCATACCAAATCCCCTCACATTGTTAGAGGGAATTATTGAAAGTGCGCCACAAGATGGGGAGGAATATTGCAGTCAAGAAGCTGCAGTGGTGGATGATAATCTAGTTGGAGAAGATACAGTTGAAAGCCTAGAAGAAAGACAAACTGGAGTGTCAGCAGTAGAGGATCTATGGACACCATCCTCGGTACAAGGAGCGACTACATCATCAACTGAATCAATTATCACTGATCATCTTGATGATGAGACTAAGGAGGTTGTCCTCGAAGATGAGCCTAGAGAAAGAGAAAATTCATCACATGTACGACCAGAAGATGACACCAACCAAGAAACATCCAAGAAAGAAGAGAAGCAAGAAATCTGTGAAATGGGCAACAACAATTCCTGCAAAACCATAACAGTAGATACTGTGATTGAAAATGATGAGGTGCTAGAAGAAGACGAGAAGATCCAAGGATTGGAAAATCAGCAGGAAGAATTTCCCAAATGTAGCGCATATGGTGCTCTCGACATTGTTGAAGCTGTTTCCCAATTTCAGTCAGCTTTAGCAGATCCCAGTGCAACAAATAGCAAAGAACTTCAGAAACATGAACTGAGTATAGCAGAACAGATGTCAGATTCTGTAAGTGCAGCAATGGAGCACAATGTAATTGAAACAGCAGAGAAAGAGCAAGGGGGAATTGTCAACAAAGATGTTGCAGACAAGAATGAAGAAGATAATTTTGAAGGGGATAAGAAATCTGATGGTATCCATGACTCTCTTGGTCTTGCCAAGGTCCACGGAGAAGATTTTACAGGTTTAGGCCCACCATTATCTGGCCCTCTTCCTATTTTGAATGAAGAAAAGGTACATGAAGAAGTCATCATAGAAGAATTAGCTGCACCAATGACTGCAACATCACATGCTCTTCAACCAGTAGAAGATTTTGTCAAGGAAGATATTAAACCTGATAGTTCGGATAGTAATGAAGGAGCCACCACCTCCACATGTGAAGCAAAGGCTATAGATACACAAGAAACCATGAACAGCTCACAGTGTGATCAGCCTCAACCGTTACTGCTTGAAGAACCTGAAGTTGTCAAGTTTGAAAACAGTGAGACTCTGAGCACCTGCATGAAGCCGGTGGAATGCAGTTCAGCGACAGACTTGATCTTCCCTAATTTATTCAACAAGGAGAGACAAGGCACATCTGATAAAGCCACATGTTTTACTTCTGAATCCAATCAGGAGAAAGTCACAGGGACTGTAGGCTTTGCTGTTGAATCGGAACAGAAGAAAGTTATTGCAAATGCTGATGATTCTAGTGAGGAACAGTGTCTGCTTCAGAAACCAACTCTAGGGACAGATGTGGGTGAAGAGACTCCATTACTTCTGAGTACAGAAAGCATCAACTCTTTAAGTTATTCTAGTGAACAGCACAGCAAAGTAGTCAAGGACATCCCCATGACCAACATCACTCTGATGCAAGCCAAAGATGAAGCTGTGGAAGAATCTGAGAAGAGTCCACTGTTGAGCCCTAGGGAGCAATCAGAAGGAGCCTTCAGAGCGCCAAATCACTCTGCAAGAAACAATAAACCACTTTGTAGCTTAATGACGGAGGACGGCGTTGGAACGTGGTCACCATTGAAGGAACAAGAACCGGTTCAAAAGAACAGCACCACGGTTAGTTCTCCTAGAAGCAAAGAAAAGCAGAAGCCAAAGTCATCCCTTTTTGCCATTTGCATGTGTTGCACTACAGCTACGGACTGA
- the LOC123079336 gene encoding serine-rich adhesin for platelets isoform X2 has translation MGNEMGNNNVIGQQVPEESAKDFDKTMANADYSHELSNINDTEKDVTKDVDMSEVLKVPLISSGGDKHMASDQTKLSAANEDLDGKNRGSPQDHASTEDDDGNNYLPTEQNKEKDGAKDLDMSEVLKAPVISNGGDDQMASDQTKISAANEDLDEKNRGSLEDHTSTQDDGNRNLSTEQGDETQEDSGTETATNSAETVAHVGTTTEDITSNKDTSSANEQFTQLEHETTEKNEENTTANPAMLLEESIEGLPEDEEESCSQEVAGASDNLVGGDTVENLEGQTGVSTVVGDNLVGETTSSTESIISGYLADESKEVVVEDEPRERENSSYVKPEGDTNQETFKNEEKQEICEIGKNNTCKTITEDTVVESAEVLEEDKKIQGLENQEEEFPKCNKYGAPDIVEAVSQFQSTLAHPSAASGKEFQKHELSIAEQMLDSVSVAMEHNVIKTAEKEQGGIIERDVADKNEEDNFEGDQKSDGMSEVLKDPIISNGGNDQIASDQTKISAANEDLDEKNRDSLQDHTSIQDDDGNSNLPTEQGDESQEGSGTETTTDGTEKVAAVDTTTEDMTSGNDTSLSDEQFKQVVHEMTETSEESTIPNPLTLLEGIIESAPQDGEEYCSQEAAVVDDNLVGEDTVESLEERQTGVSAVEDLWTPSSVQGATTSSTESIITDHLDDETKEVVLEDEPRERENSSHVRPEDDTNQETSKKEEKQEICEMGNNNSCKTITVDTVIENDEVLEEDEKIQGLENQQEEFPKCSAYGALDIVEAVSQFQSALADPSATNSKELQKHELSIAEQMSDSVSAAMEHNVIETAEKEQGGIVNKDVADKNEEDNFEGDKKSDGIHDSLGLAKVHGEDFTGLGPPLSGPLPILNEEKVHEEVIIEELAAPMTATSHALQPVEDFVKEDIKPDSSDSNEGATTSTCEAKAIDTQETMNSSQCDQPQPLLLEEPEVVKFENSETLSTCMKPVECSSATDLIFPNLFNKERQGTSDKATCFTSESNQEKVTGTVGFAVESEQKKVIANADDSSEEQCLLQKPTLGTDVGEETPLLLSTESINSLSYSSEQHSKVVKDIPMTNITLMQAKDEAVEESEKSPLLSPREQSEGAFRAPNHSARNNKPLCSLMTEDGVGTWSPLKEQEPVQKNSTTVSSPRSKEKQKPKSSLFAICMCCTTATD, from the exons ATGGGCAATGAGATGGGCAACAACAACGTTATCGGTCAACAAG TACCAGAGGAGAGTGCTAAGGATTTCGACAAAACCATGGCCAACGCAGATTATTCACATGAGCTCAGCAACATAAATG ATACGGAGAAGGATGTCACTAAGGATGTAGATATGTCAGAGGTATTAAAGGTCCCCCTCATCTCTAGTGGTGGAGATAAGCATATGGCTTCAGATCAAACAAAATTGTCGGCAGCGAATGAAGACTTAGATGGGAAGAATAGGGGTTCACCTCAGGATCACGCATCAACAGAAGATGATGATGGGAATAATTACTTACCTACAGAACAAA ATAAGGAGAAGGATGGCGCTAAGGATTTGGATATGTCAGAGGTGCTAAAGGCCCCTGTCATTTCTAATGGTGGAGATGATCAAATGGCTTCAGATCAAACAAAAATCTCTGCTGCAAATGAAGACTTAGATGAGAAGAACAGGGGCTCACTTGAGGATCATACATCAACACAAGATGATGGAAACCGTAACTTATCTACAGAACAAG GTGATGAAACACAGGAGGACAGTGGAACTGAAACAGCCACAAATTCTGCAGAAACAGTTGCCCATGTCGGCACCACAACTGAAGATataacaagcaacaaggatacttCATCAGCTAATGAGCAATTCACACAACTTGAACACGAAACTACAGAGAAAAATGAAGAAAATACCACTGCAAATCCCGCCATGTTGTTAGAGGAAAGCATTGAAGGTCTGCCAGAAGACGAGGAGGAATCTTGTAGTCAAGAAGTTGCAGGGGCGAGTGATAATCTAGTTGGAGGAGATACAGTTGAAAACCTAGAAGGACAAACCGGAGTGTCAACAGTGGTGGGTGATAATCTAGTTGGAGAGACTACATCATCAACTGAATCAATTATCAGTGGTTATCTTGCTGACGAGAGTAAGGAGGTTGTCGTCGAAGATGAGCCTAGAGAAAGAGAAAATTCGTCATATGTAAAACCAGAAGGCGACACCAACCAAGAAACATTCAAGAATGAAGAGAAGCAAGAAATCTGTGAGATAGGCAAAAACAATACCTGCAAAACTATAACAGAAGATACTGTGGTTGAAAGCGCTGAAGTGCTAGAAGAAGACAAGAAGATCCAAGGATTGGAAAATCAGGAGGAAGAATTCCCCAAATGTAATAAATATGGTGCTCCCGATATTGTTGAAGCCGTTTCCCAGTTTCAGTCAACTTTAGCACACCCCAGTGCAGCAAGTGGCAAAGAATTTCAGAAACATGAACTGAGTATAGCAGAACAGATGTTAGATTCTGTAAGTGTAGCAATGGAGCACAATGTAATTAAAACAGCAGAGAAAGAGCAAGGGGGAATTATTGAAAGGGATGTTGCAGACAAGAATGAAGAAGATAATTTTGAAGGGGATCAGAAATCTGATGGTATGTCAGAGGTGTTAAAGGACCCTATCATTTCTAATGGTGGAAATGATCAAATAGCTTCAGATCAAACAAAAATCTCTGCTGCAAATGAAGACTTAGATGAGAAGAACAGGGACTCACTTCAGGATCATACATCAAtacaagatgatgatggaaatAGTAACCTACCTACAGAACAAG GTGATGAATCACAAGAGGGCAGTGGAACTGAAACAACCACAGATGGTACAGAAAAAGTTGCCGCTGTCGACACCACTACTGAAGACATGACAAGTGGCAATGATACATCATTATCTGATGAGCAATTCAAACAAGTTGTACACGAAATGACAGAGACAAGTGAAGAAAGTACCATACCAAATCCCCTCACATTGTTAGAGGGAATTATTGAAAGTGCGCCACAAGATGGGGAGGAATATTGCAGTCAAGAAGCTGCAGTGGTGGATGATAATCTAGTTGGAGAAGATACAGTTGAAAGCCTAGAAGAAAGACAAACTGGAGTGTCAGCAGTAGAGGATCTATGGACACCATCCTCGGTACAAGGAGCGACTACATCATCAACTGAATCAATTATCACTGATCATCTTGATGATGAGACTAAGGAGGTTGTCCTCGAAGATGAGCCTAGAGAAAGAGAAAATTCATCACATGTACGACCAGAAGATGACACCAACCAAGAAACATCCAAGAAAGAAGAGAAGCAAGAAATCTGTGAAATGGGCAACAACAATTCCTGCAAAACCATAACAGTAGATACTGTGATTGAAAATGATGAGGTGCTAGAAGAAGACGAGAAGATCCAAGGATTGGAAAATCAGCAGGAAGAATTTCCCAAATGTAGCGCATATGGTGCTCTCGACATTGTTGAAGCTGTTTCCCAATTTCAGTCAGCTTTAGCAGATCCCAGTGCAACAAATAGCAAAGAACTTCAGAAACATGAACTGAGTATAGCAGAACAGATGTCAGATTCTGTAAGTGCAGCAATGGAGCACAATGTAATTGAAACAGCAGAGAAAGAGCAAGGGGGAATTGTCAACAAAGATGTTGCAGACAAGAATGAAGAAGATAATTTTGAAGGGGATAAGAAATCTGATGGTATCCATGACTCTCTTGGTCTTGCCAAGGTCCACGGAGAAGATTTTACAGGTTTAGGCCCACCATTATCTGGCCCTCTTCCTATTTTGAATGAAGAAAAGGTACATGAAGAAGTCATCATAGAAGAATTAGCTGCACCAATGACTGCAACATCACATGCTCTTCAACCAGTAGAAGATTTTGTCAAGGAAGATATTAAACCTGATAGTTCGGATAGTAATGAAGGAGCCACCACCTCCACATGTGAAGCAAAGGCTATAGATACACAAGAAACCATGAACAGCTCACAGTGTGATCAGCCTCAACCGTTACTGCTTGAAGAACCTGAAGTTGTCAAGTTTGAAAACAGTGAGACTCTGAGCACCTGCATGAAGCCGGTGGAATGCAGTTCAGCGACAGACTTGATCTTCCCTAATTTATTCAACAAGGAGAGACAAGGCACATCTGATAAAGCCACATGTTTTACTTCTGAATCCAATCAGGAGAAAGTCACAGGGACTGTAGGCTTTGCTGTTGAATCGGAACAGAAGAAAGTTATTGCAAATGCTGATGATTCTAGTGAGGAACAGTGTCTGCTTCAGAAACCAACTCTAGGGACAGATGTGGGTGAAGAGACTCCATTACTTCTGAGTACAGAAAGCATCAACTCTTTAAGTTATTCTAGTGAACAGCACAGCAAAGTAGTCAAGGACATCCCCATGACCAACATCACTCTGATGCAAGCCAAAGATGAAGCTGTGGAAGAATCTGAGAAGAGTCCACTGTTGAGCCCTAGGGAGCAATCAGAAGGAGCCTTCAGAGCGCCAAATCACTCTGCAAGAAACAATAAACCACTTTGTAGCTTAATGACGGAGGACGGCGTTGGAACGTGGTCACCATTGAAGGAACAAGAACCGGTTCAAAAGAACAGCACCACGGTTAGTTCTCCTAGAAGCAAAGAAAAGCAGAAGCCAAAGTCATCCCTTTTTGCCATTTGCATGTGTTGCACTACAGCTACGGACTGA